DNA from Leucobacter aridicollis:
TACTCGAGTGCGCTGGCATCCACGACGTCCTGAGCAAGTCGCTCGGCTCGTCGAACACCCTGAACATCGTGCATGCGACCGTTGAGGCGCTGCGTCAGCTCGAGGAGCCCCGCTCCGTCGCAGCTCGTCGTGGTCTCGACTTCGACCGCGTCGCTCCGGCTCGCCTCGTGCGCGCTGAGGCGAAGGCTGCGGCCGACGCTGCCGCTAAGGCAAAGGCAGGTGCGTAATGGCTAAGAGCCTGAAGATTACGCAGACGAAGTCCGTGATCAGTGAGAAGCAGAACCAGCGCGACACGCTGCGCAGCCTTGGTCTCCGCAAGATCGGCCAGACGGTCGTTCGCGAGGACACCCAGGCGAACCGCGGCTACGTCCGTGCGGTTGCTCACCTGGTCCAGGTTGAGGAGATCGACGAATGAGCGAGAACAACGAAGAGCGCGGCGCCGTGCTGAAGGCACACCACCTTCGCCCGGCTGCTGGTTCGAAGACTGCTAAGACCCGCGTTGGTCGTGGTGAGGCGTCCAAGGGTAAGACCGCTGGTCGCGGCACCAAGGGCACCAAGGCGCGCTACCAGGTCAAGGCTGGCTTCGAGGGTGGCCAGATGCCACTGCACATGCGTACCCCGAAGCTGCGCGGGTTCAAGAACCCGTTCCGCACCGAGTACCAGGTTGTGAACGTCGCCAAGCTCGAAGAGCTGTACCCGAACGGTGGCGAGGTCACGATCGAGGATCTCGTCGCAAAGGGTGCCGTGCGCAAGAACCAGCCCGTCAAGGTGCTGGGCAACGGTGACCTGAAGGTCAAGCTCTCCGTTCAGGTCGACAAGGTCTCCGGCTCTGCAGCCGAGAAGATTGTCGCCGCTGGCGGTGAAGTGAAGTAACATCCGAGTTTCACTCGGGTGAATATGGGGGTGTTGGGGAGCACGTTTGGCTCCCCAACACCCCCTTTTCGTTCACCAGCACGCATCGCACGTGTAGGCTGGTCTAGTTGCTCCTCGCAGGCACTCGCCTGCGAACTATCCAGGAGGCTAAGTTTTGTTCAGCGCCATTGGACGGATCTTCCGTACCCCCGACCTCCGTCGGAAGATCGTTTTTACGCTCGGAATCGTCGCACTGTTCCGGCTCGGTTCGTTTATCCCTACGCCGTTTGTTGACTTCAACAACGTCCAGGCCTGCCTTGCCTCGAACAAGGGCGACGGTACCGCCGGTCTCTACGACATGGTCAACCTCTTTAGCGGCGGCGCACTCCTGCAGCTTTCGATCTTCGCGCTCGGCATCATGCCGTACATTACTGCGTCGATCATCACGCAGCTCCTGCGCGTGGTCATTCCGCACTTCGAGACTCTCCACAAGGAGGGCCAGGCGGGCCAGGCGAAGCTCACGCAGTACACCCGTTACTTGACGATCGCGCTTGCAGTGCTGCAGTCGACGACGCTCATCACGGTCGCGCGTTCGGGCCAGCTCTTCGGCTCAGCCGTCAACCAGGCCTGCCAGAACCTCGTCGCGCAGGAGTGGTGGGCGATCCTCATCATGATCATCACGATGACCGCCGGCACCGGCCTCATCATGTGGTTCGGTGAGCTCATCACCGAGCGCGGCGTCGGCAACGGCATGTCGCTTCTCATCTTCACCTCGATCGCCGCGAGCTTCCCGGGTGCCCTCTGGGTCATCAAGGAGCAGCGCGGCTGGGAGGTCTTCTTCTTCGTTATTCTCGTCGGCATGGTCGTCATTGGCGCTGTCGTGTTCGTCGAGCAGTCCCAGCGCCGTATCCCGGTGCAGTACGCGAAGCGCGTTGTCGGACGCCGCACCTATGGCGGTTCGAGCACGTACATTCCGATCAAGGTGAACATGGCCGGCGTGATCCCGGTGATCTTCGCCTCGGCGATCCTCTACCTCCCGATGCTCATTGCGCAGTTCAACCAGCCGAAGGCTGGCGAGGAGCCCGCCGCATGGATCGTGTGGGTGCAGAACAACCTGGTGTACGGCGATCAGCCGCTGTACATGCTCGTGTTCTTCCTGCTCGTCATCGGGTTCACCTTCTTCTACGTCCAGATCACCTTCAACCCTGAAGAGGTTGCGGACAACATGAAGAAGTACTCGGGCTTCATCCCTGGCATCCGTGCCGGCCGCCCGACCGCCGAGTACCTGAACTACGTGCTGACGCGCATCACCAGCGCAGGCTCGCTCTACCTCGGCATCATCGCGCTGCTTCCCCTCGTGGCGCTCTCGTTCTTCGGCGCAAACCAGAACTTCCCGTTCGGCGGCGCGTCGATCCTGATTATCGTTGGCGTTGGACTTGAGACTGTCAAGCAGATTGACGCTCAGCTCCAGCAGCGCCACTACGAAGGACTTCTCAAGTGACAGTAACTCGACTTCTCATCATTGGCCCTCCCGGTGCGGGCAAGGGCACCCAGGCGTCCAAGATCGCCGAAGCGTACGGCATCCCTGCGATTTCGACGGGGGACATCTTCCGCGCGAACATCAAGGGCGGCACCGAGCTTGGCCAGCGCGTGCAGGCAATCATCGAGTCGGGCGAGCTCGTTCCCGACTCGCTGACGAACGAGATCGTTCAGGATCGCCTGCAGCAGGACGACGCGGCTGGCGGATTCCTGCTCGACGGGTACCCGCGCAATGTTGAGCAGGTCGAGGCGCTCGACGGCATGCTCGAGGGCGACGCGCTCGACGCGGTCGTGCTGCTCGAGGCCGACACGGACGAGGTCGTCGCGCGACTGTTGAAGCGCGCGGAGATCGAGGGTCGCGCCGACGATACCGAAGAGGTCATTCGTCACCGCCAGGACATCTACGCAGAGCAGACCGCGCCGCTCATCGAGCTCTTCACGAAGCGTGGGATCCTCGTGAGCGTCGACGGCCTGGGCGGCATCGACGAGGTCGCCGAGCGCATCGCTGGCGCCCTCAGCGCAAAGCTGGGCCGCTAGGAATGTCGCGTCGCGGGTTCCTCCGCCGTTCGATTTACAAGTCGCCGGCGCAGCTCAGGCTCATGATTGAGCCCGGGCTCGCCGCGGTCGACGCTCTCGCTGCGATGCGTGCAGCCGTGAAGCCAGGGATCACCACGCTCGAGCTCGACGCGATCGCCGAGGCGGCGATTCGTGCGCGCGGCGGTGAACCGAACTTCATGCTCGAACCCGGGTATCGCCACACCATCTGCGCAAACGTGAACGCCGATGTGGTCCACGCGATCCCGACGGACAGGCCGCTTGAGCCTGGCGACATCGTCTCGCTCGACGTCGGCGCCGTTATCGGCGGCTGGCACAGCGACGCCGCATTCACCGCGGTCATTCCCGATCCCGCGCGGCCGGAGCTCACCGAGTCGAACGAAAAGCTTTCGCACGTCACCGAGCAGGCCATGTGGCAGGGGATCGCGCGGCTCGCGCGCGCGACGCACCTCAACGAGGTCGGCGAGGCGGTCCAGAACTACGTGCGCAAGCACAGCGACTACGGCGTGCTCGAGGACTACATCGGTCACGGCATTGGCCGGAGCATGCACGAGGATCCGCCCGTGTTCAACGTCGCGGTGCCGAAGCGCGGTCCCGAGGTCAAGCCCGGGCTCGTCGTTGCCATCGAGCCGATCATCTCGGCCGGCACGATCGACACTGTCGTCCAGGACGATGACTGGACAGTGTCCATCGCCGACGGCGCGATGAGCGCCCAGTGGGAACACTCGGTCGCCATTCACGAGGGCGGCATCTGGGTGCTGACCGCACCGGACGGGGGAGCCGCAGGACTCGCCCAGTTCGGGATCACCCCGACCCCGATCGCCTAGCGCCCGACCTGTGCTACGGCTGAGCGCCGCCACCCATTGGGTAGCGGCGCTCAGCCGTTCTCACGTGACGCGCTAGCTGAAGACGGGCAGCGCGGGCCACCCGCGTTGTAGCGCCGCCCATTCCGCGGCGAACGCGTCCCGAAGGCGCCGCGGCTGCCAGCTGGAGTCGCGAAGCTCGCCGGGAAGCAGGGGGTCAACGGCGAGGGCCCGGTCGAGGCCCTCGGAGAGCTGCAGTGCGCGCGCCGTCGCGGCGACCCCATCGAGAGGGCTAGCCGCCGGGACCGCGAGCACCTTCGCGAGAGGAGCGTACGCGGCGAGCGTCGCCTCGGCGGGCCACAGTGCCTCCGCGATCTGCCGTGGTGTGCTGGCTCCAGGAATGGCGAGATCCGCGGTCGTGCCTCGTACAAGCCACCGGTCGAGGATGCTGGGCGCGACCGCTCCGGCAAGTTCTTCGGAGAGCTCGTGCGGGCTCACGTACATTCCGGCGACGACGGGCGCTGCCCCGAGCCAGGTGAGCGCGGCCCGAAGCGCATCGCGCTCCGCACGTGCGGGCTCTGGCACCGAAAAGGCGTACAGGTGCCAGGCCCCATCCCATGGCGCGGCGCCTGCGTCCTGTGCGAATGCAAACGCGACGAGTGCGCCATCCCGGCGCGACCGGGCGCGCGCGTCTGAGGTCCGCTCGATCCTCCCGGCGCGACCCCTGCCGACCTGCGTGAGCTCGCCGGCGGACTGCATGCGACGCAGCGTGAGGCGCACCGTCTGTTCGGGGATCCCGAGGGCCAGGCCGACGTCGTAGACGGCCGCGAGCTGCGCCGCGCCAGCCGCGTCAAACGATCCCTCGATGAGCGTGCGGGCGGACACAGAGATGAGGGGTGGCTTCACCTCGCAGCCGCCTTAGGGTCGCGCTCGATGGACTCCCATGGGTACCCGTGGCGCCGGAACGCGGCGGCGATCGCGAGCTTGCCGCCCTCGACGTCGTCGTGAAACAGGATCCGCCCCTCGGGGGACTCGATTCGCACCTTGCCGCCCCTCGCATACACGCCGCCGACCTGGCCGCGCTCGATGATGCGGGTGTCGTCGCCCTCGGTGACAGTGATCTCCTCATCGGTGAGGACCAGCGTTGCGGCCTCGTGGGTGATGAAGAACGCGATGGTGAGACCGACGAGGCCGAGTGCGGCGGGCCGGCCGATCACCATGAGGGGCGAGTCGATTGAGCCGATGGCCTCCAGCACGGTGAAGTAGGGGATGGGCCACGATGCGGCGTGTTGGAGGAGCCAGGGGAGTGCGACACCAAGCCCGACGCCGGCCGCGCCGAGCACCGCCCAGACGAGCAGCTTGGTGCGGGGTGTCATCTTGAGCGTTGTCGCGTCGCCGCTCTGCTGACCGGTCGTCATGTCAGTTCCAAGTTATCGTTCACGAAACGATCGTATCATTAGCGATAGATTTGGGGTTGGGGTTGGGGTTGGGGTTGGGGTTGGGGTTGGGGTTGGGGTTGGGGCGGGGCCGCGGGGCGACCTCCGCGCTCACTGCGGAACGTTGGCGGCAGTCGCGGACGCCCGGTGCTGCGCCACGCGCGTTCGCGTCGCGCAGGTCGTACTGCAGAATCGCTGCGGGGCGCGTCGCCCTTCGTCGATGAACACGTTGTTGCAGGTGGCGGCCGCGCACACGCCCCACGCGCAGCGGCCGCGCTCCGCGAGCCAGCCGGCGAGGGCGAAGGCGCCGAGTCGGGTGAGCGCCTGCGCGGCGCTCGGCGCGGTGGTCAGTGCGGGTCGGAGCGCCCAGCGGCCGTCGGGGAGCTCGGCGAGTGCTGTGGGGGCGGGGTCGGACGCCATGAGCGCGTTCAGGGCGTGAGCGGCCGCGTGGGGATCCTGTTCCCGAAATACTGCGCGGAGCGCGGCGACGGCGGACGCGAGCGTTGCTGCGTCTCCCGCGTGCGCGTCCGTGGTGAGCTGGGCGAGTTCGGGGGCGCCGTGGGTCGTGGCGAGCTGAGGCCAGGCGGCGGTCAGGTCAGGTGCGTTGACCGCGTCGGCGAGGAATCGGAGTCCGAGCGGGCGAGTGGGGTCTGTGGCGAAGGTGGCGCGAACTGGCATGTGTATAGGGTAACGTCTAAAGCGGAAATAGACGTTACGGAGGGCGCTATGCAGGAAACCACAACGCATCGCGAGGTCATCATCGTTGGGGCGGGCCCCGTCGGGCTTACGCTCGCACTGCTGCTGCGTCGGGCCGGTGTTGACGTGCTGGTGCTCGAAGCTCACCCGGGGTTGTCGCGCCACCCGAAGGCCCGAGGCGTCGCTGCGAGCTCAATGGAGACCTACCGCGGGCTCGGAATCGAGGGGGCGGTCCGGGCGGCGTCCCTGCCTTCCGAGCACGTACGGTTCTTCCGCGGCGACAGTCTCGTGGACGCCGCTGCGGAGCTGATAACTGGCGCGGCCGATCCTGCCGAGGGGTCGGCGAACACGCCCTCACCGGGCGCGTTGTGTTCTCAGGACCGGCTCGAGCCCGTGCTCGCCGACGCGGCGCGCGCGGCCGGAGCGGACCTGATATTCGGGGCGAGGGTGACCGATGTTGCTGAAACCGAGCACGGGGTCGAGGTCTCAGTCGACGGCGGTGCTGGGCTGCGTACGCTCACCGCCGACTGGGTCGTCGGGTGTGACGGCTCGCGCAGTATCGTCCGAGAGCGCGCGGGGATCTCGCTTTCGGGCGATCAGGATCTCGGCCGCTTTCTCTCCGTCCGCTTCCGCGCGCCGCTCGGCGCGACCGTGCGGGGGCGCGAGGCGACGTCTTATTTCATCTCAGGGGGCAAGGGTGGGTTTCTCGCAGTCGACAACGACACCGAATGGATCTACCAGTACCCAATCGCCGAGGGTGTTGACTCCGAGGCGCTGCGACACGACGTGCCGCGGCTGGTCGGGCTCGTCCGCGATGCCGCCGGCATTCCGGAGCTCGCAGTGGAAATCACGGACACGATGCTCTGGCGCATGGACGCCTGCGTCGCCGACTCGTTCCGCGCGGGCCGCCTCCTGCTCGCGGGCGACTCGGCTCACCAGACCCCGCCGACGGGCGGCCACGGCATGAACGTCGGCATTGCCGACGCACAGACGCTCGCGTGGCAGCTCGCTGCGGTGATCCAGGGCCGGGCGGGCGGCGCCCTGCTCGACACCTACACGGCAGAGCGCCGAGCCGTCGCGGTCGCGGTCGTTGCGCGCTCGCGCGGCAACGCCGGCCGGGCATACGGGATCGAGGACGAGCTGCTGTTGGGAACTGGATACGCCCCGGCGCCAGTCCTTCCCGAAGGCGCGTATGCGCCGGCCGCAACGCCGGGACGTCGGCTGCCACACGCTGACCTCGACGGTGGCGGCTCAGTGCTCGACATCGAGTGGGGACGTGCCAGGCTGCTGATCGCGGGCGGCGTTGCACGCTGGGCGGAGGCCGTCGGCTCGCTCGCTCCCGCGTCCCACCTCGAGCTTCCGGTTGTCTCGCTGACCGAGGGGGAGTGGGCGTCAGCCGCGCTCCTGAAGCGCGCCGAACTCGCGCCAGGTGAGGCGCTGCTTGTGCGCCCGGACGGGGTGGTCGCTGCGCGTGCGGCAGCGGCCGAGCCCGTCGGCTGGCTCAACCAAGCACTCGGGGCGATGCTGCGACGCTAGCGGCCCGCAGGCGCCCCGCCCTCCGCGGCTTCCTCGAGTCGCACCGGGCCGGAACCCTGTTCGGCGAGGACGTCGCCGGGGTTCAGTGCGTTGCAACTGCTGAGCGAGAGGCAGCCGCACCCAATGCAGGCCGAAAGCTCCTGCTGGAGCGCCTCGATGCGCCGCTTGCGCTCGTCAAGGAGCGCTGCCCAGCGGGCGGAGATGCGCATCCAGTCACGCTTGCTCGGCATTCGGTCTGCTGGGAGGGTCTCAAACACCGCGGCAACCTCGGTGAGCGGGATGCCGAGGCGCTTTGCGTAGCCGATGATCGAGAGCCTGCGCAGCGTGTGGCGGGGATAGCGTCGCTGGTTGCCGGCGGTGCGCACCGAGGTGATGAGCCCCTCCTGCTCGTAGAAGCGGATCGCTGAGGTCGCGATGCCGGCACGTGCAGCGACCTCCCCGATGGTGAGGTGATCGGTGGGAGTCTTGCGTTCCATGGCGCCCCTTGACTTCAAGTTAACTTGAACTTCTAGGCTAACCTGCGTGACTGAGAATGCAACGAACGTGAACCCGCGCGAACCGAAAGAACCGAGTGAGGCGCGCGCTGCCGGCCTCTTCTCTGGCGACCACATCGTGCCAGCACTGGTCCTCGCAGGAGGCACCGTGCTGTACGCGATGAACCTCTATTTCACGGCGGCGCTCATGCCCTCAATCGTCGCGAGCATTGGTGGACAGCGGCTGTTCGCGTGGGTGGCCACCGGCTTTCTCGTCGCGGCGGTGATCGCGTCGACGCTTGTTGCGCGCGCGATCACCGCGCTCGGGGCCAGGGGAGCGTACCTCGTTGGCTTCGGCGGATTTGCGCTCGGATCCGTCGCGGCCGCGGTCAGCGGCACCATGGGGATCTTCGTCGCGAGCCGCGTACTCCAGGGCGTCGGCGGTGGTCTGCTCGCGGGGCTTGGCTACGCGGTGATCCGGTCGGCGCTGCCGCAGCGGCTGTGGCTCAAGGCCTCGGCGCTCGTCTCCGCGATGTGGGGCGTTGGGGCGCTTGTTGGGCCGAGTCTCGGGGGCGTCTTTGGGCAGCTCGGAGCGTGGCGAGCGGCCTACGCGGTGCTCGCCGGCGTCGCCGTCCTGCTCGCGCTGCTCAGCATACGGGCGCTCCCAGCCCGCGTGCGGGGCGGCCGCGCGCCGGAGCCGGTGCCCTACGGGTCGCTGCTTGCGCTCGTCGCCGCCGCAGCGGCCTTCAGCGTCGCGCCCATGCTCCGCGCGGCGGGGCTCGATCTCGTGGCAATCCTTGTCGGTGTGCTCCTGCTCGTGCTGTTTCTTGCTGTGGAGTCCCGCGCGCGGCATACGGTGCTGCCTCGGCTCGCTTTCGTGCGCGGAAACCCGCTCAAGTGGGTGTACCTCCTCGTCGCGACGCTCTGTGCCGGGGTCATGGTCGAGACCTACGTGCCGCTGTTCGGCCAGCAGCTCGCAGGGCTGACGCCGGTGTGGGCCGGGTTCCTCGGTGCGGCGCTGTCGCTCGGATGGACCGGGATGCAGCTCGTGAGCGTGCGCTTCGGGCCACGGCTCGCGCGCGCAGCGATGGTCGGTGCCCCGGTCCTGCTCGCGCTGTCGATGGCAGCGTACGGCCTGCTGCAGGCGCCAGCTGCGAGCACCGGCAGGGTTGTCGCGTGGGCCGTCGCGTTGCTGCTCGGCGGGGTCGCGATCGGCGCCGTGTTCCCGCACCTCAGCGTGGCGGCGATGGGGGCGAGCGCCGACGGAGCCGAAGGTGAGAAGGCCGCCGCCGCGCTGAGCACGACACAGCTCATCGCGTACGCGCTTGTCTCGGCGCTGCTCGGCGTCTTTGCGGCCGGAGCCGACGGCGACCTTGTCGCGACGGCCGAACGGATCTCCGCAGGTCTCGCCATCATGACGGGGATCGGGGTCGTGCCAGGGATCATGCTGCTCCGTGCCGCCCGCCGTCCACGCTAAGGAGGCCGGCGGCTCCCGGGCGTCTGCGGCAGAGAGGTAGACAGCGAGGGGAATCGGGGATATGATTACTCGTTGGTGCTTTGTGCCTGTTTTCGTGATCGCGAAAACCGGGGGGAAGCATTCGCAAGACCGGTGAATCAACACGAGCGACAGTGAGGCTATGGCGAAGAAAGACGGCGTCATCGAGATCGAGGGCCAGGTAGCTGAGGCGCTCCCGAACGCACAGTTCCGGGTAGAGCTTACAAACGGCCACAAGGTGCTCGCGCACATCTCGGGCAAAATGCGTCAGCACTACATCCGCATCCTTCCAGGGGACCGCGTGATCGTGGAGCTGACCCCGTACGATCTGACCCGCGGTCGCATCGTCTACCGTTACAAGTAGACCTGCGCACGTCCATCGGAAAGTAACGACTCGCGGCACCCCGTGAGTACGAGGACAGCGAACCCGCTAAAGGAAAAACAATGAAGGTCAACCCCAGCGTTAAGCCCATCTGCGATCACTGCAAGGTGATCCGCCGCCACGGCCGCGTCATGGTGATCTGCAAGAGCAACCCGCGTCACAAGCAGCGCCAGGGCTAACCTGCCCGCTGCTGCTCGCAGATCAAATAAATCAAAATAGAAACAGCGCATCGAAGAACCCCGCCGCTTGTGTGGCGGGGAGACACCTCGGGTCGGAGGCCTGATCCCACGATGCGCACCACACCTCCACTAATCCGCAAGGAGAGCCAGACATGGCACGTATTGCAGGCGTAGACATCCCGCGCGAAAAGCGCGTAGAGATCGCGCTCACCTACATCTATGGCGTCGGCCGCACGAGCGCACTCAAGACGCTCGAGGCGACTGGCATCGACGGGAACACCCGTGTTCGCGACCTCAGTGACGACCAGCTCGTTCTGCTCCGCGACCACATTGAGGGCAACTTCAAGGTTGAGGGTGACCTCCGCCGTGAGGTCCAGGCCGACATCCGCCGCAAGGTTGAGATCGGCAGCTACCAGGGTATTCGCCACCGCCGGGGCATGCCTGTGCATGGTCAGCGCACCAAGACGAACGCTCGTACCCGTAAGGGCCCGAAGCGTACCGTCGCCGGTAAGAAGAAGTAACACCGGTTCACACCGACCATCACACATAGCTTTCAGGAGAATTCTCAATGGCTGCACCTAAGTCGGCAGCGCGCAAGCCGCGCCGCAAGGACAAGAAGAACATCGCCGTGGGCCACGCCCACATCAAGTCGACGTTCAACAACACGATCATCTCGATCACGGACACCACCGGTGCCGTGCTGACCTGGGCTTCCTCGGGTGGAGTTGGCTTCAAGGGTTCGCGTAAGTCGACCCCGTTCGCCGCTCAGCTCGCCGCAGAGTCCGTCGCCCGCAAGGCGCAGGAGCACGGCATGAAGAAGGTTGACGTCTTCGTGAAGGGCCCCGGTTCGGGTCGTGAGACCGCGATCCGCTCGCTGCAGGCCGCAGGCCTCGAGGTTGGCTCGATCAACGACGTCACCCCGCAGACCCACAACGGCTGCCGCCCGCCGAAGCGCCGCCGCGTCTGAGCCTCACTGTCGCGCCGGCTCCGGCCGGCGCGACACCGGCTCTCCTCACGCGAGAACCGGTACGTTCCCAACACCCTCTTTACCGCAGAGTCATATAGCGGACTCCAGCGAAAGGAACTAACACAGTGCTCATTGCACAGCGCCCCACTCTGACCGAAGATTCAATCTCCGAGTACCGCTCGCGCTTCACCATCGAGCCCCTCGAGCCTGGCTTCGGTTACACGCTTGGAAACTCGCTCCGTCGTACCCTGCTCTCCTCGATCCCCGGAGCCGCTGTCACCAGCGTCCGCTTCGAGGGCGTCGCTCACGAGTTCACGACGATCCCCGGTGTCACTGAAGACGTCACCGAGATCATCCTGAACATCAAGGGCCTCGTTGTTTCGAGCGAGCACGACGAGCCGATCACCGCGTACCTTCGCAAGACCGGGGCAGGCGAGGTTACTGCCGCTGACATCTCCGCGCCGGCCGGCGTTGAGGTGCACAACCCCGAGCTGGTCATCGCGACCCTTGGCGACGACGCACAGTTCGAGCTTGAGCTCACCATTGAGCGCGGCCGTGGCTACGTTTCTGCAGCGCAGAACCGTAACGACGACGCAGAGGTCGGCCGTATTCCGGTCGACTCGATCTACTCGCCCGTACTCAAGGTGACCTACCGTGTCGAGGCAACTCGTGCCGGCGAGCGCACCGACTTCGACCGCCTGGTGGTCGACGTCGAGTCGAAGCCCGCCATCAGCCCCCGCGACGCAATCGCGTCGGCAGGTTCGACGCTTGTCGAGCTGTTCGGGCTTGCACGCGAGCTGAACACTGCCGCTGAGGGCGTCGAGATCGGCCCCGCGCCGGTTGAGGTTGTCGCCGAGGGCGAGCTCTCGATTCCGATCGAGGATCTCGACCTGTCGGTCCGCAGCTACAACTGCCTCAAGCGTGAGGGCATCAACTCCGTGAGCGAACTCGTTGCGCTCTCGGAAGCCCAGCTCATGAATATTCGTAACTTCGGTCAGAAGTCCGTCTTCGAGGTGCGCGACAAGCTCGCCGAGATGGGCCTCTCGCTCAAGGACGCGGTTCCCGGTTTCGACGGAGCCAACTTCTACAGCTACGAGGACGACGTTAACTAACGATCCGGCTTCAACGCTGATCGAACACTTACAGGAGTACAACCATGCCTAAGCCCACCAAGGGCCCCCGCCTCGGAGGCGGACCCACTCACGAGCGCCTCATGCTCAACCAGATGGCTGCGCAGCTCTTCGAGCACAAGCGCATCCAGACCACCGAGACCAAGGCAAAGCGCCTGCAGCCCATCGCAGAGCGCCTCGTGACCTTCGCAAAGCGTGGAGATCTCCACGCTCGCCGTCGCGTCATGCGCCAGATCCTCGACAAGTCGGTTGTGCACGAGCTCTTCACCGAGATCGCACCGCTCGTCGAGAACCGCGAGGGTGGCTACACTCGCATCGTCAAGACCGGTTTCCGCAAGGGTGACAACGCTCCCCTCGCAGTGATCGAGCTCGTTCTCGAGCCCGTCCAGCCGAAGCCGAAGGCGAAGAAGGCCGCTGCCGCTCCGGCTGCAGAGGTCGTCGAGGACGCACCCGAGGCTGCTGAAGAGGCACCCGAGGTCGTCGAGGAGGCAGCTGAGGCTGCCGAGACCGAGGCACCCGCCGAGGAGAAGGCTGAGTAAGGGATAACCCCCACTCGTTTCACGCAGAAACGCCCCGTGGCTTCGGCCCCGGGGCGTTTCTGCGTGTGCGCCGAAGCATCGCAGCACAGACGCGTCCGCAGCACAGACGCGTCCGCAGTGGCGGCGCGCGCCGTGCGGTGGGTGGCTGCTGCGCGACGCCCCAGCAGCGCTAGCGTCGTGCGACGCCCCAGCCGCGGGCCTCGGCGGGGGAGAGGAGCTCGTCGAGCGCCTGCCGAATCGCGCCCGCGTAGATCTCGCCACCCTCCGGGCCAGGGTGGATGCCGTCCTCGGCGAGGAACTCTGGTGTGCCTGCGACGCCCGAGTCCCACTGCGCGACGACGACCCCTCTGTGCGCCGCTGCGAAGGCGTTGAGGTTTTCGTTGACCTCGGGGATCCACTCGCGGTCCGCGTGCGCGTCGATGAGCACGAGCGGTCGCTCGCCGATGACCTCCCGGAGCGCGGTGAGCGACTCCGGTTCTACCGGCCCGTTGGTGCCGAGCCCCACGACGACGACGTCGCGCAGCTCGCCTCGGTCGGCCAGCTCCCCAAGGACGTCGACGCCGGCCCAGAGCCCCCGCGACACCGCCGCATCGACGTCGATTCCCGGGAACGCGTCGGTGAGCTCGGGGTAGCTTGCGAGCATGACGGAGTCGCCGACGGCGGTGATCTCGCCGCCCTCGAACCGGATCGCTGGCGCGGCCGTGGGCTGATCCTGATCGCCGGACTCGCCGCCCGGCTGAGGCGACGACCCCTC
Protein-coding regions in this window:
- the rpmD gene encoding 50S ribosomal protein L30 produces the protein MAKSLKITQTKSVISEKQNQRDTLRSLGLRKIGQTVVREDTQANRGYVRAVAHLVQVEEIDE
- the rplO gene encoding 50S ribosomal protein L15 translates to MSENNEERGAVLKAHHLRPAAGSKTAKTRVGRGEASKGKTAGRGTKGTKARYQVKAGFEGGQMPLHMRTPKLRGFKNPFRTEYQVVNVAKLEELYPNGGEVTIEDLVAKGAVRKNQPVKVLGNGDLKVKLSVQVDKVSGSAAEKIVAAGGEVK
- the secY gene encoding preprotein translocase subunit SecY, with protein sequence MFSAIGRIFRTPDLRRKIVFTLGIVALFRLGSFIPTPFVDFNNVQACLASNKGDGTAGLYDMVNLFSGGALLQLSIFALGIMPYITASIITQLLRVVIPHFETLHKEGQAGQAKLTQYTRYLTIALAVLQSTTLITVARSGQLFGSAVNQACQNLVAQEWWAILIMIITMTAGTGLIMWFGELITERGVGNGMSLLIFTSIAASFPGALWVIKEQRGWEVFFFVILVGMVVIGAVVFVEQSQRRIPVQYAKRVVGRRTYGGSSTYIPIKVNMAGVIPVIFASAILYLPMLIAQFNQPKAGEEPAAWIVWVQNNLVYGDQPLYMLVFFLLVIGFTFFYVQITFNPEEVADNMKKYSGFIPGIRAGRPTAEYLNYVLTRITSAGSLYLGIIALLPLVALSFFGANQNFPFGGASILIIVGVGLETVKQIDAQLQQRHYEGLLK
- a CDS encoding adenylate kinase; this encodes MTVTRLLIIGPPGAGKGTQASKIAEAYGIPAISTGDIFRANIKGGTELGQRVQAIIESGELVPDSLTNEIVQDRLQQDDAAGGFLLDGYPRNVEQVEALDGMLEGDALDAVVLLEADTDEVVARLLKRAEIEGRADDTEEVIRHRQDIYAEQTAPLIELFTKRGILVSVDGLGGIDEVAERIAGALSAKLGR
- the map gene encoding type I methionyl aminopeptidase; the encoded protein is MSRRGFLRRSIYKSPAQLRLMIEPGLAAVDALAAMRAAVKPGITTLELDAIAEAAIRARGGEPNFMLEPGYRHTICANVNADVVHAIPTDRPLEPGDIVSLDVGAVIGGWHSDAAFTAVIPDPARPELTESNEKLSHVTEQAMWQGIARLARATHLNEVGEAVQNYVRKHSDYGVLEDYIGHGIGRSMHEDPPVFNVAVPKRGPEVKPGLVVAIEPIISAGTIDTVVQDDDWTVSIADGAMSAQWEHSVAIHEGGIWVLTAPDGGAAGLAQFGITPTPIA
- a CDS encoding PaaX family transcriptional regulator, coding for MKPPLISVSARTLIEGSFDAAGAAQLAAVYDVGLALGIPEQTVRLTLRRMQSAGELTQVGRGRAGRIERTSDARARSRRDGALVAFAFAQDAGAAPWDGAWHLYAFSVPEPARAERDALRAALTWLGAAPVVAGMYVSPHELSEELAGAVAPSILDRWLVRGTTADLAIPGASTPRQIAEALWPAEATLAAYAPLAKVLAVPAASPLDGVAATARALQLSEGLDRALAVDPLLPGELRDSSWQPRRLRDAFAAEWAALQRGWPALPVFS
- a CDS encoding YqeB family protein, producing MTTGQQSGDATTLKMTPRTKLLVWAVLGAAGVGLGVALPWLLQHAASWPIPYFTVLEAIGSIDSPLMVIGRPAALGLVGLTIAFFITHEAATLVLTDEEITVTEGDDTRIIERGQVGGVYARGGKVRIESPEGRILFHDDVEGGKLAIAAAFRRHGYPWESIERDPKAAAR
- a CDS encoding CGNR zinc finger domain-containing protein, which codes for MPVRATFATDPTRPLGLRFLADAVNAPDLTAAWPQLATTHGAPELAQLTTDAHAGDAATLASAVAALRAVFREQDPHAAAHALNALMASDPAPTALAELPDGRWALRPALTTAPSAAQALTRLGAFALAGWLAERGRCAWGVCAAATCNNVFIDEGRRAPQRFCSTTCATRTRVAQHRASATAANVPQ
- a CDS encoding FAD-dependent monooxygenase; this translates as MQETTTHREVIIVGAGPVGLTLALLLRRAGVDVLVLEAHPGLSRHPKARGVAASSMETYRGLGIEGAVRAASLPSEHVRFFRGDSLVDAAAELITGAADPAEGSANTPSPGALCSQDRLEPVLADAARAAGADLIFGARVTDVAETEHGVEVSVDGGAGLRTLTADWVVGCDGSRSIVRERAGISLSGDQDLGRFLSVRFRAPLGATVRGREATSYFISGGKGGFLAVDNDTEWIYQYPIAEGVDSEALRHDVPRLVGLVRDAAGIPELAVEITDTMLWRMDACVADSFRAGRLLLAGDSAHQTPPTGGHGMNVGIADAQTLAWQLAAVIQGRAGGALLDTYTAERRAVAVAVVARSRGNAGRAYGIEDELLLGTGYAPAPVLPEGAYAPAATPGRRLPHADLDGGGSVLDIEWGRARLLIAGGVARWAEAVGSLAPASHLELPVVSLTEGEWASAALLKRAELAPGEALLVRPDGVVAARAAAAEPVGWLNQALGAMLRR